Proteins encoded in a region of the Onthophagus taurus isolate NC chromosome 10, IU_Otau_3.0, whole genome shotgun sequence genome:
- the LOC111428261 gene encoding transmembrane and ubiquitin-like domain-containing protein 1 isoform X2: MFYKLLCIDEFFTEFTHLFVAIIIVSVVAWRSTNTPDNRQIRAVYVFDRRFRRNRHIPRLTNHTVATTLVESTQETVETPQNNNRETISTQTVENTFQDDRQNLIKKMDADNNVIRQRRLAFFNKTNAETNREISQDGASSSNQTTSDPEPSAPFINETQQAPPTYGFNLPNVDSNNIKIKLKYLNDELKSVDAKLNESLKDFKQRHFSTEMAENKRIKLIFNGHLLQREEETLEQFGLFDNCVVHCLIHQTRPILETGSDTNSSRSGRRNGERDWDLGNLLLVLVSVLLSLAWYTRYNYPQLFTITSTVGLVIITLLFGIISLGMFFPDQNVPNIEVHLR, from the exons AT GTTCTATAAACTTCTGTGCATTGATGAGTTTTTTACCGAATTCACCCACTTATTCGTAGCGATTATAATCGTTTCTGTAG TAGCTTGGCGATCCACAAATACACCGGATAATCGTCAAATAAGAGCCGTTTACGTTTTCGATAGGCGATTTCGAAGGAACAGACACATTCCTAGACTTACAAACCACACAGTAGCAACTACTTTAGTTGAGAGTACTCAAGAAACTGTAGAAACcccccaaaataataatagagaAACGATATCAACCCAAACTGTCGAAAACACATTTCAAGACGAtcgacaaaatttaattaaaaaaatggatgCGGATAATAATGTAATTAGGCAAAGAAGGTTAgctttctttaataaaacaaacgcGGAAACAAATCGAGAAATAAGTCAAGATGGAGCGAGTAGTTCAAATCAAACAACTTCAGATCCGGAACCTAGCGCCCCGTTTATAAATGAAACTCAACAAGCACCCCCAACGTACGGTTTTAATCTCCCCAATGTTGACTCaaacaacattaaaataaaactgaaatatttaaatgatgaATTAAAATCGGTCGATGCAAAATTAAATGAGTCCTTAAAGGATTTTAAACAAAGGCACTTCTCAACGGAAATGGCTGAAAACAAACggattaaattgatttttaatggtCACTTATTGCAACGTGAAGAAGAAACTTTAGAACAATTCGGTTTATTTGATAATTGCGTCGTTCATTGTTTGATTCATCAAACAAGACCCATATTAGAGACTGGATCGGATACAAATTCTTCAAGATCAGGACGGAGAAATGGTGAACGCGATTGGGATTTAGGTAATCTTTTATTGGTACTTGTAAGTGTTTTATTATCTTTGGCGTGGTACACGAGATATAATTATCCCCAATTATTCACGATTACTTCAACGGTTGGTTTGGTTATTATTACGTTACTTTTTGGTATCATATCTTTGGGTATGTTCTTTCCTGATCAAAATGTACCCAATATTGAAGTACATTTACGTTGA
- the LOC111428261 gene encoding transmembrane and ubiquitin-like domain-containing protein 1 isoform X1, with protein MFYKLLCIDEFFTEFTHLFVAIIIVSVVLVAWRSTNTPDNRQIRAVYVFDRRFRRNRHIPRLTNHTVATTLVESTQETVETPQNNNRETISTQTVENTFQDDRQNLIKKMDADNNVIRQRRLAFFNKTNAETNREISQDGASSSNQTTSDPEPSAPFINETQQAPPTYGFNLPNVDSNNIKIKLKYLNDELKSVDAKLNESLKDFKQRHFSTEMAENKRIKLIFNGHLLQREEETLEQFGLFDNCVVHCLIHQTRPILETGSDTNSSRSGRRNGERDWDLGNLLLVLVSVLLSLAWYTRYNYPQLFTITSTVGLVIITLLFGIISLGMFFPDQNVPNIEVHLR; from the exons AT GTTCTATAAACTTCTGTGCATTGATGAGTTTTTTACCGAATTCACCCACTTATTCGTAGCGATTATAATCGTTTCTGTAG TTTTAGTAGCTTGGCGATCCACAAATACACCGGATAATCGTCAAATAAGAGCCGTTTACGTTTTCGATAGGCGATTTCGAAGGAACAGACACATTCCTAGACTTACAAACCACACAGTAGCAACTACTTTAGTTGAGAGTACTCAAGAAACTGTAGAAACcccccaaaataataatagagaAACGATATCAACCCAAACTGTCGAAAACACATTTCAAGACGAtcgacaaaatttaattaaaaaaatggatgCGGATAATAATGTAATTAGGCAAAGAAGGTTAgctttctttaataaaacaaacgcGGAAACAAATCGAGAAATAAGTCAAGATGGAGCGAGTAGTTCAAATCAAACAACTTCAGATCCGGAACCTAGCGCCCCGTTTATAAATGAAACTCAACAAGCACCCCCAACGTACGGTTTTAATCTCCCCAATGTTGACTCaaacaacattaaaataaaactgaaatatttaaatgatgaATTAAAATCGGTCGATGCAAAATTAAATGAGTCCTTAAAGGATTTTAAACAAAGGCACTTCTCAACGGAAATGGCTGAAAACAAACggattaaattgatttttaatggtCACTTATTGCAACGTGAAGAAGAAACTTTAGAACAATTCGGTTTATTTGATAATTGCGTCGTTCATTGTTTGATTCATCAAACAAGACCCATATTAGAGACTGGATCGGATACAAATTCTTCAAGATCAGGACGGAGAAATGGTGAACGCGATTGGGATTTAGGTAATCTTTTATTGGTACTTGTAAGTGTTTTATTATCTTTGGCGTGGTACACGAGATATAATTATCCCCAATTATTCACGATTACTTCAACGGTTGGTTTGGTTATTATTACGTTACTTTTTGGTATCATATCTTTGGGTATGTTCTTTCCTGATCAAAATGTACCCAATATTGAAGTACATTTACGTTGA